The window CGCACAGAAAATTGAAATCTTTTGAATAATATCCAAATGCTCATCGCCCACGCCTGCAATTCCAAAGAGGACAGTCGCAATTTTCGGAGCTTCTTCTGTACCAAAGTTAACACCTGCTGGCACTTGCACTATTGTAATACCTGATGATAGGACTTCCTTTTTCGCCGCATCTGTTCCATGAGGAATGGCAATAAAATTGCCCATATAAACAGACAATTCTTGGTTCCGCTCAATCATTGCCTCGATGTAGGCTTCATTGACATGACCAGCTTGAACCAACTGACGTCCACAGTAGCGAATAGCCTCTTCTTTCGTTGTAAAGGCCTGGTTTAGTTTAATAAGGTTCTGTTGTAATTCCATGTTATTTCTCCAATTTCTTGATAGTTTCGGTAAAGATTGAATTGAGCAACTGGTAAATGATTTCCTGATTGCCCGTCCGGTAAATCTCTGTATAAAGTTTGTTTTCGATAATGGATTGACTGATGGCGGTCATCAATTCGCGGACTTCTTCCCTCTCGCCTATCGGCGTCAACATGACCAAAATGCGTTGAACTTCTTCCTGCTGATTGTTCATGGAAAGAGCAGAAACACTATTTTCCAATTCAGCGATGACAAATTGACTACGGCTCACCTGACTAGACTGAGTATGTATGAGGGCTAGATTTGTCTGAGGAATGGCTAGCGGGCTGGCAGCAAAACGTGTCAATAGTTTGTCTGCCAAGTAGGCTCTATCAGCCACATGGTCCAACTCTCCAACAGCAGCTACCACTGCCTCTTCAAAACTAGCCTGTTGACCCAGCTGGATTAAGCGAAAGGATTGCAAGACTTGGCTACTGGCTTTTAAATAGGCCTGCAGATCGTAATGATGCTCCTCTTTGATGTCTTCCCGTATCAAGACCGTGCGATTTTCTTGAATAGTTTGTAGGGTTTCCTGCAAGTCCAGAATTTCCTGGGTATTTGGGAAGGTAGAAATCAAAGCCAGTCCGTCTTGTCCGACAGGCTTGGTTGTCAGGCAATAATCATAGTGCTCCAAGTTCAACTGAGACAGATTTGTCGTACTCTGCACATCAATCCATTCCACAAAAGGTGCGATATTTTTGATTTTTGACACCAAAACACTTGTCGTCAGCGGTCTTTCGTCCGTCACCAAGAGCAAACGAATTGGATAAATGTCTGGACTTCTGCGCAAGCTTGATGCAAAGTGCAGGGTGACCAGTTCATACTCATATTCATTATGTAAGTAGGTCGGGAAGATATCCTGCATAACCAAGCTGACCAGTCGATGTAGGAAGGGATTTTTCTGGGTAGCCAGATAGGCAACATTGGTCGTGGCATGATCTGGAAAGAGCATAGGCACTGCCAAACTTAAACGAATGTGATTAAATAGCAGAGGAAAGAGAAGCCGATCCTTGATAAAATCAATTTTGGTAAAGCGTGATACCGAGTCAATCAGCTGGGAGATATTGTAGTAGAAGCTACTATCAAAGCTTTCCCGGAAGAGTGGCACCTCCTGGCGCTTGATAATCAACTCATCTAAGATACTTGCAAAGAAGATAATTTCTTGGATACTGTAAAAGCGTTTGCTGGCTTGGGCCAGACGCATGAAGACCTTCTGGGAAAAATCCAAGGCTTCCTTGGAAACGCCAACTCTATGGTCTAGCTCTCCCTGATTGTCAGCTAGGCTCAAGAGAATAATCAGCAACTGCTTAAGTTTAGAATCAATATCACCCAAAACAGTTTGGTGACTTTCAAAGGCACGACGACTTTCCTCTACTACTTCCTTGTCCAAACTTGGATAGTTGTCATAATCATCCTGCCAGAAGTCTTGAATAGCAATCGCATTGGCTAAAAGGATAGCTAAAAGTCGCCTTTTCTGACTATTTGTACCCTCTATTCCATAACCTTTGTGACGCACAAGACACAGGTCAAAATCCGCCAAGCGTTTTTCAATGACTGCAATATCCTGAATGACCGTCACATTGGAAACTAAGAACTGTTCTTGAAATTGTTCATTGGTTATCACTTCCTGACTGGTCAAGAGCTGATAGGTCATGAGTTCCAAGCGTTGACTAGGAGAATAGGAATCCAAAGTCTTGTAGTCTTCCAGAGCCGACAAATCACCAGACAAATAATACTTCTTCCCGTCCTTAACCAAATCGATTTCATGCTCGACCAAAAAATCTGTCAAATCAGACAAGGTCCGATAAACCGTTCGTGAGGACACTTGTAAAATATCAGCCATTTCTTTCAATGAAAGCTTCCCTACTTGGAGGAAAGCTTTCATCAATTGTTCTTCACGTTTTGTTAATAGCATAGCTTTATTATACTACATTGTTTCAAAAATTACTTGTGCATGCGAGCGACAATTTTGTCATACTCTGGTGTAGTCACTAGACTATCAACTACCAAGAGTTGCGCATTTGGAGCAGCCTGTTGTACTTCTGCTTGTTTGGCGATAGTAGTAACAATCAGAATGTTTTTAGCATTGTGCTCTGCTAATGTATCATAAGGAACAGTGGCAACTGGAATACCAATCCCCTTATTTTTAAAGATAGCTGCTAGAGTTGCTTGACCCATTGTAGCAGAACCTTGGGCTTGACCATAGGCAAAGACCACTTCGTCGATGTAGTTCAAATCTACTTCTGCTTCTGCTTCTAAACTTACTTGCCTGGGAGAAACCTCTTGGGCTTGACCGACTAGTTTAGCAACAATTTTATCATACTTTGGTGAGGTTAAGAAGTTATCAACTGCAACATGAATAGCGCGTGGGGTACGTTGAGCAGCACGGTCCGCCAATTCTTGCTGAGTAACAATCAAGGTATATTCTGTATCTTGCAAGTTGGCAATAGCCTTATTGGTAACAGGAATGTCCAATCCAGCTTTTTTAACTTTATCACGGAGAAGCGAAGCACCCATAGCAGAGCTACCCATACCAGCGTCACATGCGAAGATGATTTGTTTAACAGAATTTGCTGAGATTTCTGCTGCGACTGTTTCGACCGCTTGGCCTTTTGCAACAGCCTTGGCAGCTTTTGTTGCAGCCTGTGCTGCTTCTAATGATTCTCCTTCTGACTTGTCAGCTTTCAAGATGATAGAAGCTACCAAGAATGAAGCAAGAGCGCCTGCAAGAACACCTGCATATACAGCGAATACGTTTCCAAGGTAGCCATCACCTTTTGGCACCATACCAGTAATAGCAATAATTGAACCTGGAGATGCTGCTGCTGCAAGTCCTGCATTAAGAGTTTGGAAAACAAAAGTTCCAGATACACCACCAGCGATAGCCGCAAGGAAGAGAGCTGGTTTCATCATCACATATGGGAAGTAGATTTCATGGATACCACCGAGGAAGTGAATGACCATTGCACCCCATGAAGATGATTTAGCAGAGCCTTTTCCAAAGAAGGCATAAGCAAGCAAGATACCAAGACCTGGACCAGGGTTAGCTTCCAAGAGGAAGAGAACAGACTTACCGGCTTCCAATACTTGCTCTGTTCCAAGAGGGGTAAAGATACCGTGGTTAAGGGCATTGTTTAGGAAGAGAACTTTAGCTGGCTCAATGATGATATTAGCAAGTGGCAAGAGTTTCATATCGACAATAGCTTGTACACCATCACCAATCACTCCTGTCATACTTTCAACAAATGGACCAACAATCTTAAAGGTTACTAGCATCAAGGCGAAACCAATCAGACCAGCAGAGAAGTTATTAACCAACATTTCAAAACCTGGACGGATAGTTGGTTGTACTTTCTCATCAAATTTCTTGATTGCAATTGCTCCTAATGGACCAACTACCATAGCTCCGATAAACATTGGAACGCTAGAACCAGCAATCACACCCATGGTCAAGATGGCACCCATCACACCACCGCGTTGGCCATAGACATTATAACCACCTGTGTAACCAATCAAGAGTGGCAAGAGATAGGTAATCATAGGACCAACAATGGTCGCAAAGGTTTCATTTGGCAACCAACCTGTTGGAATAAAGAGTGAGGTTAAGACACCCCAAGCGATAAAGGCACCGATATTGGGCATGACCATGTTAGACAGCGTTGTCCCCAGTTTTTGAAGACGAACACGAATTGAAGTATTTTCCATATTATTTTTCCTCCTATTTTGTAAGTTTATTATACAAAACCTCTTAACACAATAAAACTCAAATCTTGTCACAATTTTTGTGACAAAGCAATCTTCAAAAATAAAAAAGACCAATGCATTGGCAAGAAGCCAGCTACATTCGTCTTTATATCTATCTATTATTCAACCGTAACTGCTTTTGCAAGGTTACGAGGTTTATCGACATCCAGACCACGCTGGAAGGATGCATAGTAGGCAATCAACTGAGTTGGGATCACCATAGAGATGCTTGACAAGAATGGATGCACCTTGTTAACAACAATATCATCACCTTCACGGTCCAAGCCTTCTTCCACCACGACCAAAGTGTTAGCACCACGGGAAACTACCTCTGCGATATTACCACGCGTGTGAGCGGCAACTTTTTCATTGGCAGAAAGCAGAGCGATAACTGGAGTACCGTCTTCAATCAAGGAGATGGTTCCGTGTTTCAATTCTCCAGCCGCAAAACCTTCTGTTTGAATGTAAGAAATTTCTTTTAACTTTAGAGCTGCTTCAAGAGTTACATAGTAATCTGTACCACGTCCGATATAGAAAGCATTACGCGTCGTTGCCAAGAGTTTTTCAACCTTGTCTGCAATCAAGTCTTTCTCAGAAAGGGTCGCTTCGATAGACTGAGCAACGATGGACAACTCATGTACCAAGTCAAAGTCGATGGCTTCTTGTTTGCCATTTGCTTCACCGACAGCTTTTGACAAGAAGGCAAGAGCAGCTACCTGAGCAGTGTAGGCTTTTGTAGAAGCTACCGCAATTTCAGGACCTGCGTGGAGCAACATAGTGTAAGTCGCTTCACGTGAAAGAGTTGAGCCAGGTACGTTTGTAATAGTCAAACTTGGAATACCCATTTCATTGGCACGCACCAAGACCTGACGGCTATCTGCCGTTTCACCTGACTGGGTCAAGAGGATAAAGAGTGGCTTCTTGCTAAGAATTGGCAAATGGTAGGCCCACTCAGACGCCACGCCCAACTCAACAGGGGTATCTGTCAAGGCTTCAATCATGTTCTTAGAAGCAAAACCTGCATTGTAAGAAGTACCTGCCGCCAAGATATAGATACGGTCTGCTTCTTGCACAGCCTTCACAATCGCAGGGTCAACTGTCATCTTACCGTCCGCATCTGCATAGGTTGAAATCAACTTACGCATAACAGTTGGTTGCTCGTCAATCTCCTTGAGCATGTAGAACGGATAAGTCCCCTTACCGATGTCTGACAAGTCCAATTCAGCCGTGTAGCTGCCACGCTCAATGGCATTGCCTTCATAGTCTGTTACTTGAACACTGTCTTTGGTCACGATTACCAATTCTTTGTCATGGATTTCCATATATTCACTGGTTTCACGAATCATAGCCATGGCATCTGAGCAGACCATGTTGTATCCGTCGCCCAAACCAATCAAAAGTGGAGATTTGTTTTTGGCAACGTAGATGACATCAGGATTTTCAGCATCAATCAAGGCAAAGGCATAAGAACCTTGGATGATATGAAGAGCTTTTTTGAAGGCTTCCAATACAGACAAGCCGTCTTCTTCTACGAATTTCCCAATCAAATGAACAGCAATTTCTGTATCTGTCTGACCTTTGAAATCATGACCAGCCAAGTAGTCGTTTTTCATTTCGAGGTAGTTTTCGATCACACCGTTGTGAACAAGTACAAAACGACCTGTTTGTGAGGTATGTGGGTGGGCATTGTCCTCAGTTGGTTTACCGTGAGTTGCCCAGCGCGTATGACCGATTCCTGTTGTTCCCTCAGTCTTATCGCCAACTTTTGCAGATAATTCAGCAATGCGACCTACTGCTTTTACCAAGTGAGCCTGCTCCCCACCTGTTACGAAAATACCTGCTGAATCATAACCACGGTATTCTAATTTTTCAAGTCCTTGAATCAAAATATCAGTTGCGTTTGTATTTCCAACAACACCAACGATTCCACACATATCATTTCACCTACGATGTTTCTTAACATCGGCTTTCATTTTTTCATAAATTGGTCTAGTCAACTTTTTTAAGAAAAAGACCAGTGAAATCAGTATATAACAAGTCATATCTATTGTCAAGAAAAAAATTGGTCTAGTCAGATTTTGAAAATAAACCAGAAAATTGATTGAAAAAAAGACCAGTCCTACTGGACCAGTCCTGTC is drawn from Streptococcus sp. 29892 and contains these coding sequences:
- a CDS encoding PTS sugar transporter subunit IIA; translated protein: MELQQNLIKLNQAFTTKEEAIRYCGRQLVQAGHVNEAYIEAMIERNQELSVYMGNFIAIPHGTDAAKKEVLSSGITIVQVPAGVNFGTEEAPKIATVLFGIAGVGDEHLDIIQKISIFCADVDNVVKLADAQSEDEVIALLNSVG
- a CDS encoding BglG family transcription antiterminator — encoded protein: MLLTKREEQLMKAFLQVGKLSLKEMADILQVSSRTVYRTLSDLTDFLVEHEIDLVKDGKKYYLSGDLSALEDYKTLDSYSPSQRLELMTYQLLTSQEVITNEQFQEQFLVSNVTVIQDIAVIEKRLADFDLCLVRHKGYGIEGTNSQKRRLLAILLANAIAIQDFWQDDYDNYPSLDKEVVEESRRAFESHQTVLGDIDSKLKQLLIILLSLADNQGELDHRVGVSKEALDFSQKVFMRLAQASKRFYSIQEIIFFASILDELIIKRQEVPLFRESFDSSFYYNISQLIDSVSRFTKIDFIKDRLLFPLLFNHIRLSLAVPMLFPDHATTNVAYLATQKNPFLHRLVSLVMQDIFPTYLHNEYEYELVTLHFASSLRRSPDIYPIRLLLVTDERPLTTSVLVSKIKNIAPFVEWIDVQSTTNLSQLNLEHYDYCLTTKPVGQDGLALISTFPNTQEILDLQETLQTIQENRTVLIREDIKEEHHYDLQAYLKASSQVLQSFRLIQLGQQASFEEAVVAAVGELDHVADRAYLADKLLTRFAASPLAIPQTNLALIHTQSSQVSRSQFVIAELENSVSALSMNNQQEEVQRILVMLTPIGEREEVRELMTAISQSIIENKLYTEIYRTGNQEIIYQLLNSIFTETIKKLEK
- a CDS encoding PTS mannitol-specific transporter subunit IIBC; translation: MENTSIRVRLQKLGTTLSNMVMPNIGAFIAWGVLTSLFIPTGWLPNETFATIVGPMITYLLPLLIGYTGGYNVYGQRGGVMGAILTMGVIAGSSVPMFIGAMVVGPLGAIAIKKFDEKVQPTIRPGFEMLVNNFSAGLIGFALMLVTFKIVGPFVESMTGVIGDGVQAIVDMKLLPLANIIIEPAKVLFLNNALNHGIFTPLGTEQVLEAGKSVLFLLEANPGPGLGILLAYAFFGKGSAKSSSWGAMVIHFLGGIHEIYFPYVMMKPALFLAAIAGGVSGTFVFQTLNAGLAAAASPGSIIAITGMVPKGDGYLGNVFAVYAGVLAGALASFLVASIILKADKSEGESLEAAQAATKAAKAVAKGQAVETVAAEISANSVKQIIFACDAGMGSSAMGASLLRDKVKKAGLDIPVTNKAIANLQDTEYTLIVTQQELADRAAQRTPRAIHVAVDNFLTSPKYDKIVAKLVGQAQEVSPRQVSLEAEAEVDLNYIDEVVFAYGQAQGSATMGQATLAAIFKNKGIGIPVATVPYDTLAEHNAKNILIVTTIAKQAEVQQAAPNAQLLVVDSLVTTPEYDKIVARMHK
- the glmS gene encoding glutamine--fructose-6-phosphate transaminase (isomerizing); its protein translation is MCGIVGVVGNTNATDILIQGLEKLEYRGYDSAGIFVTGGEQAHLVKAVGRIAELSAKVGDKTEGTTGIGHTRWATHGKPTEDNAHPHTSQTGRFVLVHNGVIENYLEMKNDYLAGHDFKGQTDTEIAVHLIGKFVEEDGLSVLEAFKKALHIIQGSYAFALIDAENPDVIYVAKNKSPLLIGLGDGYNMVCSDAMAMIRETSEYMEIHDKELVIVTKDSVQVTDYEGNAIERGSYTAELDLSDIGKGTYPFYMLKEIDEQPTVMRKLISTYADADGKMTVDPAIVKAVQEADRIYILAAGTSYNAGFASKNMIEALTDTPVELGVASEWAYHLPILSKKPLFILLTQSGETADSRQVLVRANEMGIPSLTITNVPGSTLSREATYTMLLHAGPEIAVASTKAYTAQVAALAFLSKAVGEANGKQEAIDFDLVHELSIVAQSIEATLSEKDLIADKVEKLLATTRNAFYIGRGTDYYVTLEAALKLKEISYIQTEGFAAGELKHGTISLIEDGTPVIALLSANEKVAAHTRGNIAEVVSRGANTLVVVEEGLDREGDDIVVNKVHPFLSSISMVIPTQLIAYYASFQRGLDVDKPRNLAKAVTVE